The Candidatus Hydrogenedentota bacterium genome contains the following window.
CGGCCCCTGGCGGCGTGCCGGGCGGTGTTGTGCGCGGCCCTGTGGCCGGACCCGGTCGATCCCCTGTGCCCGCAGGCGTTCCGGGATGCGGCGGCGGCGGCGGTCAACGGGTTCGCGAAGTCCGTCTGCGAGTCGGAGGCCGTCCTGAAGATTTTGGGGGACCATGCGGGGAGCTTTCTGGTGCTGACGAGGGACCGCGTTGACGCCGCGAACCCGGCCCACTGGAACACGCTCCGGTATCTCCTGCTCGACTTCATCGCCGGGTTCGCCGCGTGGGAGGCGTCCACGGAACCGCATTTCCTGGAGACCGCGCGGAAACTGACCCAGGCCGCCCATGAGGCCCTCGGCGGCGCGCCGGGAACGCGCCCCCTCGTGGTGGACCCCTTCGCCGGGGGCGGCTCCATCCCCCTGGAGGCCCTGCGTGTCGGCGCGGACGCCTTCGCCAGCGACCTCAACCCCGTCGCCGTGCTGCTCAACAAGGTAGTCCTCGAATACATCCCGAAATACGGCCAGCGCCTTGCCGATGAGGTCCGCAAATGGGGCCAGTGGATCAAGGAGGAGGCCGAGAAGGAACTCGCCGAGTTCTACCCGAAGGACCCGGACGGCGCCACGCCCATCGCCTATCTATGGGCGCGCACAATAACTTGTGAAGGCCCCGGATGCGGTGCGGAAGTCCCGCTCATGCGGTCGCTGTGGCTGGCCAAAAAAGCGAACCGTTCCATTGCGTTAAAGATGCTCATCGCCGACGGAGGGCAACATGGCGGTAAGCGAATCGAGTTCATCATTGTAGAACGGCGTGGCAAGGAATGGGTCTGCATTGATGCGCCAGAAGATCTTGGTAGTCTCACGGGAACGATTGTGCGCGATGTCGAACCAGACAGGGGCACGGTAAAGCGCGGTTCCGCCACCTGTCCGGTCTGCGGATACACGACCCCTATTGTCTCCGTCCGGCAACAACTTAAAACTCGTCAGGGCGGGGCCGTAGATGCCCGCCTCTTCAGTGTGGTCACAACACGGACTGGGGCACAAGGCCGCTACTATAGATTGCCTGTCAAGCATGACTTGGACGCCGTCCGCAAGGCGATTGTTGAACTTGAGAGTCAAGAAAAAGCCCACAAGAGTAATGTATCATTAGCACCGAATGAGTCAACAGAGCAGTATCATTCTTTTGTCAACAGGGGGCCTATTTATGGAATGTTGAAATGGGGTGATTATTTTACGCCACGGCAACTTCTCGCACTGACGACACTAACACGTTTGGTACAAAAAATGGACGGAGAGGAAGAGGGTGGGTTGGCTGTTGCCGTCAAAACCTGCTTAGGACTGGCTGTAGACAAACAAGCCGATAGCAACTCCTCTCTTTGTTCTTGGCGGTCAACGAGTCAAGACATCGGACACACATTCGGACGACAAGCCCTACCTATGCTTTGGGACTTTGTAGAGGCTAATATTTTGAGTGGTGCAACGCGAGACTGGATGAATGCAGTCGAAGGAGGACTAAAAGCACTTAGCAGCCTCGATCAAGGCATTATTGGGGGACATGTCGAGAGGGCATCGGCGACAGATCATCCATTGCCCGAT
Protein-coding sequences here:
- a CDS encoding DUF1156 domain-containing protein; the encoded protein is MNIYPKRLIEVDLPIRRISEHARREKSIRHGHISTLHIWWARRPLAACRAVLCAALWPDPVDPLCPQAFRDAAAAAVNGFAKSVCESEAVLKILGDHAGSFLVLTRDRVDAANPAHWNTLRYLLLDFIAGFAAWEASTEPHFLETARKLTQAAHEALGGAPGTRPLVVDPFAGGGSIPLEALRVGADAFASDLNPVAVLLNKVVLEYIPKYGQRLADEVRKWGQWIKEEAEKELAEFYPKDPDGATPIAYLWARTITCEGPGCGAEVPLMRSLWLAKKANRSIALKMLIADGGQHGGKRIEFIIVERRGKEWVCIDAPEDLGSLTGTIVRDVEPDRGTVKRGSATCPVCGYTTPIVSVRQQLKTRQGGAVDARLFSVVTTRTGAQGRYYRLPVKHDLDAVRKAIVELESQEKAHKSNVSLAPNESTEQYHSFVNRGPIYGMLKWGDYFTPRQLLALTTLTRLVQKMDGEEEGGLAVAVKTCLGLAVDKQADSNSSLCSWRSTSQDIGHTFGRQALPMLWDFVEANILSGATRDWMNAVEGGLKALSSLDQGIIGGHVERASATDHPLPDDSAECFFTDPPYYYSMQYADLSDFFYVWLKRSLAGLYPNLLDLVVTEKEDEIIVQSPGHEFASEGKNNLFYESRMKVAMAEGRRVLNPSGVGAVVFANTMTRGWEAMLQALVESGWVITASWPIDTEMASRILAQNRSVLGSSIHLVCRPRENPDGSLRIDDVGNWRDVLRELPERIHEWLPRLADEGVVGADAIFACLGPALEIFSRHSRVEKASGEVVTLREYLEQVWAAVSKEALTLVFKDADTGAFEEDARLTAMWLWTLGANMAPEGAESAEEDSEDGADEEDGKSRKSLSGGYTLEYDAARKIAQGLGAHLEALTSLVEVKGDKATLLPVSARTRKLFGREEAGGSAPSGATAGRRRAGAKQLDLFVTLEQLEMEEEREASSVADKAPPPGATVLDRVHQAMILFGAGRSEAMKRFLVDDGTGNDPRFWSLAQAFSALYPSSSEEKRWVDGVLARKKGLGF